The following proteins come from a genomic window of Bradyrhizobium paxllaeri:
- a CDS encoding methyl-accepting chemotaxis protein, translated as MSIRYKIFGAFSVVILLACGLAFYGIQGISTAGDLVVRLYDGPLMGINHARSAHAGLNEARLIMQRSLTDGATSEAVARFEKLVRNISEDLNVVRDRVHSANARAAREKAEASLRGWSDAGLKILKPAPGGLTEIPTIFVLTQQGDEAVAALDDLVELVAAYGFDYRTEAEASVTAARSAMLGIAVGTALVGFLIAMAFAYSLSKPISAAVRVAERVAAGNFADDIAVRRRDELGRLLKSLALMQASLKARADQDLALMSSKDETHAQQVSRRQRIEAEIDAFRSTFTAALANTDRMTGELTNTAQTLSSIAHAAGKQSVETASTAGQTSANVQTVATAASQLGDSVQAIKTQVNDATMIVQRASGMAGTANDTIRALASSTQHIDEVVGFIRNIAGQTNLLALNATIEAARAGEAGRGFAVVASEVKALATQTAKATEDISSQIAEVQSATKQAVDNVGAIASIMDEIDRFTAAIADAVSQQNAATNEISRSIGHAAAGTESVARSIAGTATATENTNRSADLVLATARDLSDQAADLRASVDRFLSNVAA; from the coding sequence ATGTCGATCCGCTACAAGATTTTCGGCGCCTTCAGCGTTGTCATCCTGCTCGCCTGCGGGCTCGCGTTCTACGGCATTCAAGGCATCTCCACCGCGGGCGATCTGGTGGTGCGGCTTTATGACGGCCCGCTGATGGGGATCAACCACGCGCGCTCGGCGCATGCAGGGTTGAACGAGGCGCGTCTCATCATGCAGCGCAGCCTGACCGACGGGGCGACGAGCGAAGCCGTGGCCCGCTTCGAAAAGCTGGTTCGCAACATCTCCGAAGATCTCAATGTGGTCCGCGACCGGGTCCACAGCGCAAACGCCAGGGCTGCCCGCGAGAAGGCCGAAGCCAGCCTCCGCGGCTGGTCGGATGCCGGACTGAAGATCCTCAAGCCGGCGCCGGGCGGTCTGACCGAGATCCCCACGATCTTCGTGCTGACGCAGCAGGGTGACGAGGCTGTTGCCGCGCTCGACGACCTCGTGGAACTGGTGGCAGCGTATGGCTTCGACTACCGGACCGAGGCGGAAGCGTCGGTCACTGCGGCACGCAGCGCCATGCTGGGCATCGCGGTCGGGACCGCGCTGGTCGGATTCTTGATCGCCATGGCCTTTGCCTATTCGCTCAGCAAGCCGATCTCGGCTGCGGTGCGCGTTGCCGAACGCGTGGCAGCCGGCAATTTCGCCGACGATATCGCGGTCCGGCGGCGGGACGAGCTGGGCCGGCTTCTGAAATCGCTTGCCCTGATGCAGGCGAGCCTGAAGGCCCGGGCCGATCAGGATCTCGCGCTGATGTCATCGAAGGACGAGACGCATGCGCAGCAGGTCAGCCGCCGTCAGCGCATCGAGGCCGAGATCGACGCCTTCCGCTCCACCTTCACCGCGGCTCTCGCCAACACCGACCGGATGACGGGCGAATTGACGAACACCGCGCAAACCCTTTCCTCGATCGCGCATGCCGCCGGCAAGCAATCGGTCGAGACGGCTTCAACCGCCGGCCAGACTTCGGCGAACGTTCAGACGGTGGCAACGGCCGCGAGCCAACTCGGCGATTCCGTGCAGGCGATCAAGACGCAGGTCAACGACGCCACCATGATCGTGCAGCGCGCCTCCGGCATGGCCGGGACGGCCAACGATACGATCCGGGCGCTGGCCAGCTCCACGCAACATATCGATGAGGTCGTGGGCTTCATCCGCAATATCGCCGGCCAGACCAATCTGCTGGCGCTCAACGCCACGATCGAAGCCGCGCGCGCCGGCGAAGCAGGCCGCGGGTTCGCCGTGGTCGCCTCGGAAGTCAAGGCGCTCGCCACCCAGACCGCCAAGGCGACCGAGGATATTTCCTCACAGATCGCCGAGGTGCAGTCGGCGACCAAGCAGGCGGTCGACAATGTCGGCGCCATTGCTTCGATCATGGACGAGATCGATCGCTTCACCGCGGCGATTGCCGACGCCGTCAGCCAGCAGAATGCCGCGACAAATGAAATATCGCGGAGCATCGGGCACGCCGCCGCCGGAACGGAAAGCGTTGCCCGAAGCATTGCGGGAACAGCCACCGCGACCGAGAACACCAATCGTTCCGCCGACCTCGTGCTGGCGACTGCGCGTGATTTGTCGGACCAGGCGGCCGATCTGCGCGCGTCCGTCGATCGTTTCCTCTCGAACGTGGCCGCGTAG
- a CDS encoding DUF6064 family protein: protein MSEWWTYRAEDFLLFSPRVYWRMFELHNAALWPLHFVTFDAGLIILLLIAWRPGSSARWVASILAMLWIFVGWSFLWNRYATINWAAAYIAPAFFVEGVLLLVASLHGALTFDRRGPADWIGYLIIGFALLGQPLLAPLQGRGWASSEVFGIAPDPTVIATLGVLLLARGRLLPLLLPIPILWCLLSGLTLQTMGEPQAWATYAALALAAIGWIWRIVRQRGPLPVA, encoded by the coding sequence ATGTCGGAATGGTGGACCTATCGGGCGGAGGATTTCCTGCTGTTCTCGCCGCGCGTCTACTGGCGCATGTTCGAATTGCACAATGCGGCGCTCTGGCCTCTGCACTTCGTGACGTTCGACGCCGGCCTTATCATCCTCCTGCTCATCGCGTGGCGGCCGGGAAGCTCGGCGCGCTGGGTCGCATCTATCCTCGCGATGCTCTGGATTTTCGTCGGCTGGTCCTTCCTGTGGAACCGCTACGCCACCATCAACTGGGCTGCCGCCTATATCGCGCCGGCTTTTTTCGTTGAGGGCGTGTTGCTCCTCGTCGCATCCCTGCACGGCGCCCTCACCTTCGACCGGCGCGGGCCTGCCGACTGGATAGGATACCTGATCATCGGCTTCGCACTTCTCGGACAGCCGTTGCTTGCCCCGCTGCAGGGACGCGGCTGGGCCTCGTCGGAAGTCTTCGGCATCGCACCGGATCCAACGGTGATTGCGACGCTCGGCGTTCTGCTCCTCGCCCGCGGCAGGCTTTTGCCGTTGCTGCTGCCGATCCCCATACTCTGGTGTCTCCTGAGCGGCCTGACCCTCCAGACGATGGGAGAGCCGCAAGCCTGGGCGACGTATGCGGCGCTCGCGCTTGCCGCCATAGGCTGGATCTGGAGGATCGTTCGTCAGCGCGGACCGCTTCCAGTTGCGTGA
- a CDS encoding putative quinol monooxygenase: MAATNNANQNLVVTAFWEVNSGEEAVVAGLLKDFLPQAQREPGVREFQIHQNIAKPQEFFFYEVFAGEAAFAEHQQTDHFKNIILGQAIPKLAKRERSQFRFI; the protein is encoded by the coding sequence ATGGCTGCTACCAACAACGCAAACCAGAACCTGGTCGTCACCGCATTCTGGGAAGTCAATTCGGGCGAGGAAGCTGTCGTCGCCGGGCTTCTCAAGGATTTTCTGCCGCAGGCGCAACGCGAGCCCGGTGTCAGAGAGTTTCAAATTCATCAGAACATCGCAAAGCCGCAGGAATTCTTCTTCTACGAGGTGTTCGCTGGTGAAGCGGCCTTCGCCGAGCATCAGCAGACCGACCACTTCAAGAACATCATCCTGGGGCAGGCGATTCCGAAACTCGCCAAACGCGAGCGGTCGCAGTTCCGCTTCATCTGA
- a CDS encoding saccharopine dehydrogenase family protein, producing MKRDLDLIVYGATGYTGRLIAEYLATSYRGDDAPSWAIAGRSTDKLEKVRADIGAPDDLPLVKADAAEPASLRSMCERAAVIITTVGPYQRYGPELVAACAATGTGYVDLCGEPAWMRRMIDAHHDEAKRTGARIVFSCGFDSIPFDLGVLTLQEKAREKFGRPARRVKARLRKVKGGMSGGTAASAQATLAAAARDPALVRLLADPFALTPGFTGPSQPSGLIPEYDPSLNALLVPFPMAPINTKNVHRTNFLLGHPYGTDFVYDEMMVAPGLGEVAGVTTEAFATLVSMFGTGGLKPGAGPTREVREKGFYDILFLGELPDGGRVEAVVTGDRDPGYGSTSKMITESALCLVRDVQGEGGTWTPGALMGPALRKRLKERAGLSFSAH from the coding sequence GTGAAGCGGGACCTCGACCTCATCGTCTATGGTGCGACAGGTTACACTGGCCGTTTGATCGCCGAATATCTGGCGACGTCCTATCGCGGCGATGATGCTCCGTCCTGGGCGATCGCCGGACGCTCGACCGACAAGCTCGAGAAGGTGCGCGCCGACATCGGCGCACCGGACGATCTACCTTTGGTGAAGGCGGACGCCGCCGAGCCGGCCAGCCTGCGTTCGATGTGCGAGCGCGCGGCCGTCATCATCACGACGGTCGGACCTTATCAGCGCTATGGTCCCGAGCTTGTGGCGGCCTGCGCTGCCACCGGCACCGGCTATGTCGATCTGTGCGGCGAACCGGCCTGGATGCGGCGCATGATCGACGCCCATCACGACGAAGCGAAACGGACCGGCGCACGCATCGTGTTCTCTTGCGGATTCGATTCCATCCCGTTCGATCTCGGCGTGCTCACGTTGCAGGAGAAGGCACGCGAGAAATTCGGACGCCCGGCGCGGCGGGTGAAGGCCCGCCTGCGCAAGGTAAAAGGCGGGATGTCCGGTGGCACCGCGGCGAGCGCCCAAGCGACATTGGCCGCCGCCGCGCGCGACCCGGCCTTGGTCCGGTTGCTCGCCGATCCCTTCGCGTTGACGCCGGGATTCACCGGGCCGTCTCAACCGTCGGGCCTCATCCCTGAATACGACCCGAGCCTGAACGCGTTGCTCGTGCCGTTCCCAATGGCGCCGATCAACACCAAGAACGTGCACCGCACCAATTTCCTGCTGGGTCATCCCTACGGCACGGACTTCGTTTATGACGAGATGATGGTCGCGCCAGGACTCGGGGAAGTCGCCGGCGTCACGACGGAGGCGTTCGCCACGCTGGTTTCCATGTTCGGGACCGGCGGCCTCAAACCCGGCGCGGGTCCTACCCGGGAAGTGCGCGAGAAGGGTTTTTACGACATCCTCTTCCTGGGCGAACTGCCGGATGGCGGACGGGTTGAGGCGGTCGTCACCGGCGACCGCGATCCGGGCTATGGCTCGACCAGCAAGATGATCACCGAGAGCGCGCTCTGCCTCGTGCGCGACGTGCAGGGCGAGGGCGGCACCTGGACGCCGGGCGCGCTGATGGGTCCGGCGTTGCGCAAGCGTCTGAAGGAACGCGCCGGCCTCAGCTTCAGCGCGCATTGA
- a CDS encoding cytochrome-c peroxidase, with amino-acid sequence MPGLFPRRSNLFGTVVVAASLGAVGFASIGLGAVVVGETRRIDLGSKAAPGIDSIKTQYKRPATIPFPKENPYTPEKAALGKKLYFDTRLSVSMAQSCASCHSPGFGWGDGLAVGVGHGMAKLGRHSPTIVNAAWGAIFMWDGRLATLEEQALGPIEAAGEMNMPLDKLMGRLGSINEYKPLFAAAFPGEGMNARTLAKAIATYERTVVSERAPFDAWIEGNEKAISEEAKRGFAVFNGKAMCSACHEGWNFTNDGFQDIGLPSKDIGRGEFVPGVVKMQHAFKTPGLREIERRSPYMHDGSLDTLEAVVEHYDQGGVDRPSRSDLMKPLGLSAQEKADLVAFMKTLTSNLSPTAVPVLPR; translated from the coding sequence ATGCCGGGACTTTTCCCTCGTCGATCAAACCTGTTCGGGACCGTCGTGGTTGCCGCCAGTCTCGGTGCCGTCGGCTTTGCCAGCATCGGCCTCGGCGCCGTCGTTGTCGGCGAGACGCGCCGCATCGATCTCGGCTCGAAGGCTGCGCCCGGGATCGATTCGATCAAGACGCAGTACAAGCGGCCGGCAACGATCCCGTTCCCGAAGGAAAATCCCTACACGCCGGAAAAGGCTGCGCTCGGCAAGAAGCTGTATTTCGACACGCGGCTCTCAGTCTCGATGGCGCAATCCTGCGCGAGCTGTCACAGCCCGGGTTTCGGTTGGGGCGACGGTCTGGCCGTCGGTGTCGGCCACGGCATGGCGAAACTCGGCCGTCACTCGCCGACCATCGTCAACGCCGCATGGGGCGCCATCTTCATGTGGGACGGCAGGCTCGCCACCCTCGAAGAGCAGGCGCTCGGCCCGATCGAGGCCGCCGGTGAAATGAACATGCCGCTCGACAAGTTGATGGGCCGGCTCGGGTCGATCAACGAGTACAAGCCGCTGTTCGCCGCCGCCTTTCCCGGCGAAGGCATGAACGCCAGGACGCTTGCCAAGGCGATCGCGACCTATGAACGCACGGTCGTTTCCGAACGCGCGCCATTCGACGCCTGGATCGAAGGCAACGAGAAGGCGATTTCCGAAGAGGCCAAGCGCGGCTTCGCCGTCTTCAACGGCAAGGCGATGTGCTCCGCGTGTCATGAAGGCTGGAACTTCACCAACGACGGCTTTCAGGACATCGGCCTTCCGAGCAAGGATATCGGCCGCGGCGAGTTTGTGCCCGGCGTGGTCAAGATGCAGCATGCTTTCAAGACGCCGGGCCTGCGCGAGATCGAGCGCCGCAGCCCCTATATGCACGACGGATCGCTCGACACGCTGGAAGCCGTGGTCGAGCATTACGACCAGGGCGGCGTCGATCGTCCCAGCCGCTCCGACCTGATGAAACCGCTGGGCCTCTCCGCTCAGGAAAAGGCCGATCTGGTCGCCTTCATGAAGACGCTCACCAGTAACCTCAGTCCGACCGCCGTGCCGGTCCTGCCCCGCTGA
- a CDS encoding aldo/keto reductase gives MRTTRRTFMRTSLATAAAALLPISLHAQQGLPIRRPIPSTREEIPIVGLGTWITFNVGDDPALRNECAGVMAAFFEAGGRMIDSSPMYGSSQPVVGYGLQKLGRRPQALFSAEKVWTSSASAGPAQIEQSRRYWGVPKLDLVQVHNLLTWKPHLQTLFQMKATGTVRYVGITTSEGRRHDLLEQIMRSEPIDFVQFSYNVVDREAEARLLPFAAERGIAVIVNRPFRQGALTDRLKNKPLPEWAAELGVSSWAQLMLKFILSHPAVTVAIPATTRVDHVRENLSAAAGPMPDTAMRQRIAAQVKAL, from the coding sequence ATGCGAACCACACGCCGAACGTTCATGCGGACCTCCCTGGCGACGGCCGCTGCTGCGCTCCTGCCAATCTCTCTGCATGCCCAGCAAGGCCTCCCCATTCGCCGTCCGATACCCTCGACCCGCGAGGAGATTCCGATCGTCGGGCTGGGGACCTGGATCACCTTCAACGTCGGCGACGATCCGGCGCTCAGGAACGAGTGCGCTGGTGTCATGGCCGCCTTCTTCGAGGCGGGCGGCCGCATGATCGATTCCTCCCCGATGTATGGCTCGTCCCAGCCGGTGGTCGGCTACGGCCTGCAAAAGCTTGGGCGGCGTCCTCAGGCGCTGTTCTCGGCCGAAAAGGTCTGGACCTCCTCGGCATCTGCAGGTCCGGCCCAGATCGAACAATCGCGACGCTACTGGGGTGTGCCGAAATTGGATCTCGTTCAGGTGCACAATCTGCTTACCTGGAAGCCGCACCTGCAGACGCTGTTCCAGATGAAGGCCACCGGCACGGTGCGTTACGTGGGGATCACCACATCGGAAGGCCGCCGCCATGATCTGCTCGAACAGATCATGCGGAGCGAACCGATCGATTTCGTGCAGTTCTCCTACAACGTAGTCGACCGCGAGGCGGAGGCGCGGCTGCTGCCGTTCGCCGCGGAGCGCGGCATCGCTGTCATCGTCAACCGCCCGTTCCGACAGGGCGCGCTGACCGACCGGCTCAAGAACAAGCCACTGCCTGAATGGGCCGCCGAACTCGGCGTATCGAGCTGGGCGCAGCTCATGCTGAAGTTCATCCTCTCTCACCCCGCCGTCACCGTCGCCATTCCGGCGACCACGCGCGTCGACCATGTGCGTGAAAACCTCTCGGCTGCGGCTGGACCGATGCCTGATACCGCCATGCGGCAGCGCATCGCCGCGCAAGTGAAGGCACTTTGA
- a CDS encoding cupredoxin domain-containing protein, translating to MHKTIAFALVVLTGFSAGALAANQMIYQKGRVFSSESVSIKKGDALTFVNDDSIPHNLMSATKGSEFNLGSQAPGTSTDVTFKEAGDIQVICAIHPRMKMMVKVTD from the coding sequence ATGCACAAGACCATCGCGTTCGCTCTCGTCGTCCTCACCGGCTTCTCGGCTGGCGCACTCGCCGCCAACCAGATGATCTACCAGAAGGGAAGGGTGTTCTCTTCCGAGAGCGTCTCTATCAAGAAGGGCGATGCGCTGACCTTCGTCAACGACGACAGCATTCCCCACAACCTGATGTCGGCCACCAAGGGCAGCGAATTCAATCTCGGCTCGCAGGCGCCCGGCACGTCGACGGACGTGACCTTCAAGGAAGCTGGCGACATTCAGGTGATCTGCGCGATCCATCCGCGGATGAAGATGATGGTGAAGGTTACGGATTAG
- a CDS encoding RNA polymerase sigma factor: MTAADVNRTILAVWRIEQPCLITGLSRMLRDVTLAEDLTQEALVAALEHWPVTGVPDKPGAWLMATAKRRALDDLRRRRMLARKHEMLTREQEQEQQAMPDPDAALDDDIGDELLRLIFTACHPKLSREARAALALRMICGLTTEEIARAFLQPEATIAQRIVRAKRTLSESGLTYEAPRGAELSERLASVLEVVYLIFNEGYTAARGDEWLRPQLCNDALRMGRVLTLVAPQEAEAHGLLALMELNASRLAARTDAAGDPILLMDQNRARWDRLQIRRGLLALARAHDLGGGQGFYTLQAAIVACHARAKTPADTDWPRVAKLYAELAALVRSPVIELNRAVAIGMAEGPATALVIVDQLAHEPALKNYHLLGSVRGDLLYKLGRFAEAHAAFEVAVKLAGNKRERELLMRRADEARDAMTIIR, translated from the coding sequence ATGACGGCCGCCGACGTCAACCGCACCATCCTCGCGGTCTGGCGCATCGAGCAGCCGTGCCTGATTACGGGCCTGTCCCGGATGTTGCGCGACGTCACGTTGGCCGAGGACCTGACGCAGGAAGCGCTGGTGGCGGCGCTCGAGCATTGGCCCGTCACCGGCGTTCCAGACAAGCCCGGCGCGTGGCTGATGGCGACCGCCAAACGCCGCGCGCTCGACGATCTGCGCCGCCGCCGCATGCTCGCGCGCAAGCACGAGATGCTGACGCGCGAGCAGGAGCAGGAGCAACAGGCGATGCCCGATCCGGACGCCGCCCTCGACGATGATATCGGCGACGAGCTGCTGCGGCTGATCTTCACCGCCTGCCATCCGAAACTGTCGCGCGAAGCCCGCGCGGCGCTGGCGCTCAGGATGATCTGCGGTCTGACGACGGAAGAGATCGCGCGGGCCTTCCTGCAGCCGGAGGCGACGATTGCCCAGCGGATCGTGCGCGCCAAGCGCACGCTGTCGGAATCCGGGCTTACTTACGAAGCCCCACGCGGCGCCGAGCTTTCTGAGCGGCTCGCCTCGGTTCTGGAGGTCGTCTATCTCATCTTCAACGAGGGCTATACGGCCGCGCGCGGCGACGAGTGGTTGCGGCCGCAGCTCTGCAACGACGCGCTGCGCATGGGCCGCGTGCTGACGCTGGTCGCGCCGCAGGAAGCCGAAGCCCATGGCCTGCTCGCGCTGATGGAACTGAATGCTTCGCGCCTCGCAGCACGCACGGACGCAGCTGGCGATCCGATCCTGTTGATGGACCAGAACCGCGCGCGGTGGGACCGACTTCAGATTCGCCGCGGGTTGCTGGCATTGGCCCGGGCGCATGACCTCGGTGGTGGGCAGGGCTTCTACACGCTGCAGGCGGCGATCGTCGCCTGTCACGCGCGTGCCAAGACGCCTGCCGATACCGACTGGCCGCGCGTTGCAAAGCTCTATGCCGAACTTGCCGCATTGGTGCGTTCGCCCGTCATTGAGCTCAACCGCGCGGTGGCGATCGGCATGGCCGAGGGGCCGGCTACCGCGCTTGTCATCGTCGATCAGTTGGCGCACGAGCCTGCGCTGAAGAACTATCATCTGCTGGGCAGTGTCCGCGGCGATCTGCTCTACAAGCTTGGTCGCTTTGCCGAAGCGCACGCAGCATTCGAGGTTGCCGTGAAACTCGCCGGCAACAAGCGCGAGCGGGAATTGTTGATGCGGCGCGCAGATGAAGCGCGCGATGCGATGACAATCATTCGCTGA
- a CDS encoding YciI family protein, producing MRIMYIVTSPQSDRGPTPALMEAMGKLADREIKAGRMLDTGGLMPIAMAGAQVRITDGKLGVIDGPFVETKELIGGYAIFEHRDMEEAMAGAREFMQLHLEHMPGWEGTCEVRVMATPGVDGACDVGARAHA from the coding sequence ATGCGCATCATGTACATCGTCACGTCCCCGCAGTCCGACAGGGGGCCGACCCCGGCCCTGATGGAGGCAATGGGCAAGCTCGCCGACCGGGAAATCAAGGCCGGCCGCATGCTCGACACCGGCGGGTTGATGCCGATTGCCATGGCCGGCGCACAGGTCCGGATAACGGATGGCAAGCTCGGCGTGATCGACGGACCGTTCGTCGAGACCAAGGAACTGATCGGCGGCTACGCCATCTTCGAACACCGGGACATGGAAGAGGCAATGGCGGGCGCAAGGGAGTTCATGCAGTTGCACCTCGAACACATGCCGGGCTGGGAAGGCACCTGCGAGGTTCGTGTAATGGCGACACCGGGCGTGGATGGTGCCTGCGATGTCGGCGCGCGTGCACACGCGTGA
- a CDS encoding ABC transporter permease, translated as MSSLQNIGRMLLPIAVSAAGLVLWELVVRVNGIQPYVLPSPYVVFQTLVSDWPVLSESLGVTLLTTLQGFIAAAVGGIALALLFNQSKWLEYSLFPYAVILQVTPVIAIAPLLLIYLPQQTAVIVCAWIVGFFPVLSNTTLGLNSVDRNLAGLFHLYGASRLQTLRFLKLPAALPYILGGLRIAGGLSLIGAVVAEIAAGSAGSGSGLAFRIAESGYRLNIPRMFAALLLLSVAGIVIYGLLALVSHLVLRRWHESALGKEN; from the coding sequence ATGAGTTCCCTGCAGAACATCGGCCGCATGCTGCTGCCCATCGCCGTATCAGCGGCGGGCCTCGTGCTGTGGGAGCTCGTGGTCCGCGTCAACGGCATCCAGCCCTACGTGCTGCCGAGCCCTTATGTCGTGTTTCAGACGCTGGTCAGCGACTGGCCGGTGCTGTCGGAATCGCTCGGCGTAACCCTGCTCACCACGCTGCAAGGTTTTATCGCGGCCGCCGTCGGCGGCATCGCGCTGGCGCTCTTGTTCAACCAGTCGAAATGGCTGGAATATTCGCTGTTTCCCTATGCTGTCATCCTGCAGGTCACGCCCGTGATCGCCATTGCGCCGCTATTGCTGATCTATCTGCCGCAGCAGACCGCGGTCATCGTCTGCGCCTGGATCGTGGGATTCTTCCCCGTTCTGTCCAACACCACGCTCGGGCTGAATTCGGTGGATCGCAATCTGGCGGGGCTGTTTCATCTCTATGGCGCGTCACGGCTGCAGACGCTGCGGTTTCTGAAGCTGCCGGCGGCGTTGCCCTATATCCTCGGCGGCTTGCGGATCGCGGGCGGCCTGTCGCTGATCGGCGCAGTGGTCGCCGAAATCGCGGCGGGCTCCGCGGGCTCGGGCTCGGGCCTGGCGTTCCGGATCGCCGAGTCAGGCTATCGCCTCAACATTCCCCGAATGTTCGCGGCGTTGCTGTTGCTGTCGGTGGCCGGGATTGTCATCTATGGGCTGCTGGCGCTAGTTTCGCACCTGGTATTACGGCGCTGGCATGAAAGCGCGCTTGGAAAGGAAAATTGA
- a CDS encoding 2-hydroxyacid dehydrogenase, protein MAAADISSEKIDLLIYGPIRPILENGFSDQYVLHMAESRADLERLTPDAVAKIRGMAVTYHMVPADGKALSHFPKLEIVASFGVGYDHVDSAYAREHNIVVTNTPDVLTEEVADVAMGLLISTLREFVKADRYLRSGLWQAQNYPLSAGSLRDRKVGIVGMGRIGQAIGRRLDASLVPVCYHSRNPSSAVSYKHYPDLLEMAKDVDTLVVIVPGGASTAKMINADVLKALGPHGVLINVARGSVVDEPALVAALKSGTILAAGLDVFANEPNVPDELKAMQNVVLLPHIGSASVVTRNAMDQLVVDNLKNWFAGKAPLTPVPETPVKGR, encoded by the coding sequence ATGGCTGCCGCTGATATTTCGTCCGAGAAGATCGATCTCCTGATCTATGGCCCTATCAGGCCGATCCTGGAAAACGGCTTTTCGGATCAGTACGTCCTGCATATGGCGGAGAGCCGTGCCGACCTCGAGCGATTGACGCCGGATGCGGTCGCGAAGATCCGCGGCATGGCGGTGACCTATCACATGGTGCCGGCCGATGGTAAGGCGCTGTCGCATTTCCCCAAGCTCGAGATCGTCGCGAGCTTCGGCGTCGGCTACGACCACGTCGACTCCGCTTATGCGCGCGAGCACAATATCGTCGTCACCAACACGCCCGACGTGCTGACGGAAGAAGTCGCCGACGTCGCGATGGGGCTCCTGATCTCGACCTTGCGCGAGTTCGTCAAGGCTGACCGCTATCTGCGCTCCGGCCTGTGGCAGGCGCAGAACTATCCCTTGAGCGCCGGCTCGCTGCGCGACCGCAAGGTCGGCATCGTCGGCATGGGTCGTATCGGGCAGGCGATCGGACGCCGGCTGGATGCCTCGCTGGTGCCGGTGTGCTATCACTCGCGCAATCCGTCCTCGGCCGTCTCCTACAAGCATTACCCTGACCTCCTGGAAATGGCGAAGGACGTGGACACGCTGGTCGTGATCGTGCCCGGCGGCGCCTCCACCGCGAAGATGATCAATGCCGATGTGCTCAAGGCGCTCGGTCCGCATGGCGTCCTGATCAACGTCGCGCGTGGCTCCGTCGTCGACGAGCCGGCGCTGGTCGCTGCGCTGAAATCCGGCACCATCCTCGCGGCCGGCCTCGACGTGTTCGCCAATGAGCCGAACGTGCCGGACGAGCTGAAGGCCATGCAAAATGTCGTGCTGCTGCCACATATCGGCTCGGCTTCCGTGGTAACGCGTAACGCCATGGATCAGCTCGTCGTCGACAATCTGAAGAACTGGTTCGCCGGCAAGGCGCCGTTGACGCCAGTTCCGGAAACCCCTGTAAAGGGACGCTGA
- a CDS encoding protease inhibitor Inh/omp19 family protein, giving the protein MLASQAAAQDASTLKKEMIGQWELATTERSKTCVVTLKSDTTAQGLKLELEPGCPKALPFTKDITAWNIKGLDIVRLQDAAGQPVIDFTEVESGIFEGLRTGEGVYILQNLAAARSLAKSMDQMIGDWSMVRGNGRPICGLTLTNTEATGDNFQVFLKPKCDPAVAAFAPTEWRLDRGQMILTSKSGESWQFEADDNAQWRRVPDTADPLIMLRGQ; this is encoded by the coding sequence ATGCTTGCGTCGCAGGCAGCGGCGCAGGATGCCTCGACCCTGAAGAAGGAAATGATCGGGCAGTGGGAGCTTGCCACCACCGAGCGCAGCAAGACCTGCGTCGTCACGCTGAAGAGCGATACGACGGCGCAAGGGCTCAAGCTCGAGCTTGAGCCCGGCTGTCCCAAGGCGTTGCCGTTCACCAAGGACATCACCGCCTGGAACATCAAGGGGCTGGATATCGTACGGCTGCAGGATGCTGCGGGCCAGCCGGTGATCGATTTCACCGAAGTCGAAAGCGGTATCTTCGAAGGCTTGCGGACCGGCGAGGGCGTCTACATCCTGCAGAACCTCGCCGCCGCGCGCTCGCTTGCCAAGTCGATGGACCAGATGATCGGCGACTGGTCGATGGTCCGCGGCAACGGCCGTCCGATCTGCGGCCTGACGCTGACCAACACCGAAGCGACCGGCGATAATTTCCAGGTGTTCTTGAAGCCGAAATGCGATCCCGCGGTCGCGGCCTTCGCGCCGACGGAGTGGCGGCTGGATCGTGGGCAGATGATCCTGACGTCGAAGTCCGGCGAGAGCTGGCAATTTGAGGCAGACGACAATGCGCAGTGGCGGCGCGTGCCCGATACCGCCGATCCCCTGATCATGCTGCGGGGACAGTAG